CTTATAGCTATAGCTGCGTGGTGTTGGACCGAATACAGTACCACCGCCGCGCCATTGTGGTGAACGGATCGAACCTTGACGGGCACGTCCAGTTCCCTTCTGACGCCATGGCTTACGACCGCCGCCGGCTACTTCAGAACGATTTTTTACTTTGTGAGTTCCCTGACGCTGTGCAGCACGCTGCATCAGTACAGTTTCGAACATCACTGCGTTGTTTGGCTCAATGCCGAAGATGGATTCGTTAAGCTCGATATCACCAGCTTGTGAACCATCCTGTTTGAATACGGATACTTTAGGCATTCCTGTTTCCTCCTTTCCGATTAACGTTTATTATTTCGCTTTAATCGCGCTTTTTACTGTGATAAGTGACTTGTTAGGGCCAGGAACGTTCCCTTTTACAAGTAATAGATTACGCTCAGCATCAACCTTAACGATTGAAAGGTTCTGAACTGTAATTCTTTCTCCGCCCATGCGTCCAGGTAGTAGTTTACCTTTGAATACGCGGTTTGGATCTACAGGACCCATTGAACCAGGACGACGGTGGTAACGAGAACCGTGTGTCATCGGTCCGCGGGATTGGTTGTGACGCTTGATTGCACCCTGAAAACCTTTACCCTTCGATACTCCTGTTACATCTACTACATCGCCTTCTGCGAAAATATCAACCTTGACTTCTTGACCAATCTCATACTCGCCAAGCTCAACACCGCGGATTTCACGGGCGAAGCGCTTAGGAGCCGTTTCAGCTTTAGCGGCATGTCCTTTTGATGGTTTGTTAGCAAGCTTTTCGCGCTTGTCTTCGAAACCGATCTGGATTGATTCGTATCCGTCAGTATCAACAGCTTTCTTTTGAAGAACTACGTTTGGAGTAGCTTCGATAACTGTTACTGGGATAAGATCGCCGTTCTCAGCAAAAACCTGAGTCATTCCAATCTTTCTTCCTAAGATTCCTTTGGTCATTAGTCACACCTCCTATAATGTTTATTCATGTATTTTTTGTTGATTAAAGTTTGATTTCGATGTCAACGCCAGACGGTAAATCAAGACGCATTAGCGCATCTACCGTTTGTGGTGTTGGGTTCACAATGTCTACCAGACGCTTGTGCGTGCGCATTTCAAACTGCTCACGAGCATCCTTATATTTGTGGACCGCACGAAGAATTGTGTAAACAGACTTTTCAGTTGGAAGCGGGATTGGACCCGAAACACTAGCACCTGAACGTTTTGCAGTTTCAACAATCTTCTCAGCAGACTGATCAAGAATTCTGTGATCATATGCTTTCAAACGGATACGGATTTTTTGTTTTGCCATTATTTTCCCTCCTTTATCGCCTATTTAGGAATAGACATTCTCCGCAGAAATTTCCCACACACGAGCCATGGCAAAGCGGCCGGGTGTGTCGGCAACCTCCTGCATCATCGCAAGTCAAAGACCAACATTAAATATTATACAGAAAATAATTCATTTGTGCAACCCCTGTTGCAAAATTACTTTCTGAATACACTTTGTCTATTATAAGACCCTTCCGCCAGTCTTTCAAGTGGTATGAAAATATGCAGAAAATTCATAGGTTTTTCTGTGCGATGAGCTGATCGGCTGCTTCTGTCCATTGGTGATTTGTGCGAAATGATTTGTGTTTGTCCTGTAATAACGAACTGAAAGATAAGTAGTGAAGATCATCATCAGAGACCATATGCAACTCGATGCGGTCTTTTAATTTTTTCAAATCGCGATTGGCTGCAGCTGCCTTTTCATCTAAATGAAATAGTCTCGAGACCATGGCACCGAATCGTCTTTCTTCTATAGTAAAGTACCCTTCTCTCTCCCATCGTTTTAATTGTGCGATGTACTGTTGGTGCAGTTGGCTTTGATCAATCAGAGCAGCAAGCTCCCCTTCCGTGACAGGAGTGTGTTTCAGAGATTCTCTGTATGTAAGCATAACGATTGGCAGAATCGGCTGGATCTGACGCTTTGGTTTTTTAGTCTGCTTGTCATAGACTGATAGCCAGAGGTGGATTGGCTGCATTTGGGTGATGCTCCTTTCAGGTTAATGAGTTTCTACTATAGTAGTGTAGCGGATTTGGTGGATGTGGGGAAGCTGGATGATGAATGAGGTGGTGCATGTGTGACGCGGGCTGTGGTGAGAGATTGTTGCTGGAATTCGGTCACATGTGGAGGTTGTTGAGTCACATTCTGAGATTTTCGGGTCAGATACCGGATTTTTCGGGTCACATTTTTTCGGATTGGTGATTTTTGTATCACTTTCTCAGATTCCGAGTCACATCCATGAAATTTCAGGTCACATTCACCAATTTTTAGATCACATTCCTCAGCTGGTCTGATTTCTGATGCGCTTTGCAGCATTCATCAAAAAGGTCCTATGCAAAAATAAAAAAATCCTGCACCCATAAGGATGCAGGATCTGTATACGCAAGCAGAAATTACTTCTGGATAGAAGCTACAACGCCAGCGCCTACTGTACGTCCACCTTCACGAATAGAGAACTTAGTTCCTTCTTCGATTGCGATAGGAGAGATTAGCTCAACAGTCATTTCGATGTTGTCGCCAGGCATAACCATTTCTACTCCTTCAGGAAGGTTACATACGCCAGTTACGTCCGTAGTACGGAAGTAGAACTGTGGGCGGTAGTTAGTGAAGAATGGAGTGTGACGTCCACCTTCTTCTTTTGATAGAACATAAACTTCAGCTTTGAAGTTAGTGTGTGGAGTGATTGTTCCTGGCTTAGCAAGAACCTGTCCACGGTTGATGTCGTCGCGAGAAACCCCACGAAGAAGTGCACCAATGTTGTCGCCAGCTTCTGCATAGTCAAGAAGCTTACGGAACATTTCAACACCAGTAACAGTAGTTTTCTTCGGCTCTTCAGAAAGACCGATGATTTCTACTTCGTCACCAACTTTAACTTGTCCACGCTCAACACGTCCAGTAGCAACTGTACCACGACCAGTGATTGAGAATACGTCCTCAACTGGCATCATGAATGGCTTTTCAGTGTCACGCTCTGGAGTTGGGATGTAGCTATCTACAGCTTCCATAAGCTCATAGATTTTTTCTTCCCACTCAGCATCTCCTTCAAGAGCTTTAAGAGCAGAACCTTTGATTACAGGAACATCGTCGCCTGGGAAATCGTACTCAGAAAGAAGGTCACGGATTTCCATTTCAACTAGTTCAAGTAGTTCTTCGTCGTCTACCATGTCACACTTGTTCATGAATACAACAAGGTAAGGTACACCTACCTGACGAGAAAGAAGAATGTGCTCACGAGTCTGTGGCATTGGGCCATCAGCAGCAGATACTACAAGAATACCGCCGTCCATCTGAGCAGCACCAGTGATCATGTTCTTAACATAGTCAGCGTGTCCTGGGCAGTCAACGTGTGCATAGTGACGAGTGTCAGTTTCGTACTCAACGTGTGCAGTTGAGATTGTGATTCCGCGCTCGCGCTCTTCTGGAGCACCATCGATTTGATCGTATGCCATTGCAGTTCCACGACCATATTTCTTGTGAAGTACAGTTGTGATTGCAGCAGTTAGAGTTGTTTTACCATGGTCAACGTGTCCGATTGTACCAATATTAGCATGGGTTTTCGAACGGTCGAATTTTTCCTTAGCCATTACGGAATTCCTCCTTAAAATAATTAAAGTTAATTAGTTTTATTTTTAAATATGGCTTACCCTGGGAACGTGTCCCAGGAGTCACCATAGCTTACATAAGTAGTTATACTTTATTGTAAGGGTGAAATCAATTATTCACCTTTATTTTTTTTGATGATTTCTTCACTCACAGACTTCGGTACTTCCTCGTAGTGATCGAAGAACATTGAGAATGTTCCACGTCCCTGCGTGTTAGAACGAAGTGAAGTTGCGTAACCGAACATTTCAGCAAGCGGTACAAATGCTTTAACGATTTGTGTGTTACCGCGAGCAGACATACCTTCTACGCGTCCACGGCGAGCTGTAACGTCACCCATGATGTCTCCCATGTATTCTTCAGGGATCATAACTTCTACGCGCATTAGCGGCTCAAGAAGAACCGGGTTACACTTAGAAACTGCATTTTTAAGTGCCATAGATGCAGCAATCTTAAACGCCATCTCAGAGGAGTCAACATCGTGGTATGAACCATCGTATAACTTCGCTTTGATGTCGATTAGAGGGTAACCAGCAAGTACACCGTTGTCAAGTGAGTCTTCAAGACCCTGTTGAACAGCCGGGATGTATTCACGTGGTACAGATCCCCCAACGATTGCATTTTCAAATTCAAAGCCTGCTCCTTCTTCGTTTGGAGAGAATTCGATCTTAACGTGACCGAACTGTCCGCGACCACCAGACTGGCGGACGAACTTCCCTTCAACTTGTGCAGAGCCGCGGAATGTTTCACGGTAAGATACCTGTGGAGCACCCACGTTAGCTTCTACTTTGAATTCACGCTTCATACGGTCAACAAGGATATCAAGGTGAAGTTCACCCATACCCGCGATGATCGTCTGTCCAGTTTCCTGGTCAGTGTGCGCGTGGAATGTTGGATCTTCTTCCTGAAGCTTCTGAAGCGCCTGAGACATCTTGTCCTGGTCAGCTTTAGACTTAGGTTCGATCGCAACAGAGATAACCGGCTCAGGGAATTCCATAGACTCAAGAATAACAAGACTCTTTTCGTCACATAGTGTGTCCCCTGTAGTTGTGTCTTTAAGACCAACTGCAGCAGCGATATCTCCAGCATATACTTCAGCGATTTCTTCACGAGAGTTAGCGTGCATCTGCAGGATACGTCCTACACGCTCACGCTTACCTTTCGTTGCATTCTGTACGTAAGATCCAGAAGATAGTACACCAGAATAAACACGGAAGAATGTAAGCTTACCTACATAAGGGTCTGTCATAACTTTGAATGCAAGCGCAGAGAATGGCTCTTCGTCGCTAGCTGGACGAACAACTTCTTCTTCACTCTCAGGAACATGTCCTGTGATTGGCTTAACATCAAGTGGTGACGGAAGGTAGTCAAGAACTGCATCAAGCAGAAGCTGAACACCTTTGTTTTTGAAAGCAGAACCACAGATTACAGGATAGAATTCAACGTCACAAGTTCCTTTACGGATTGCAGCTTTGATTTCATCCACTGTCATTTCTTCGCCTTCAAGATATTTCATCATTAGATCTTCATCAAGATCCGCTACCGCTTCAATTAGCTTTCCACGGTATTCTTCAGCCTGTTCCTTGTATTCTTCAGGAATTTCACGCTGCTCAGTACGAGTACCAAGGTCATCTTCATAGAAGTATGCAACATTTTCAACTAGGTCGATGATTCCTTCGAATTCATCTTCCGCACCGATTGGCAGTTGAATTGGATGTGCATTCGCCTGAAGACGGTCATGCAGTGTTCCTACAGAATAAAGGAAGTCTGCCCCGATCTTATCCATTTTATTAACGAATACGATACGAGGTACACCGTATGTTGTCGCCTGACGCCATACAGTTTCTGTCTGCGGCTCAACACCCGACTGGGCATCAAGTACACCTACAGCACCATCAAGTACACGCAGTGAACGTTCAACTTCTACTGTGAAGTCTACGTGTCCTGGTGTATCAATGATGTTTACACGGTGGCCCTTCCATGAAGCAGTTGTTGCAGCAGATGTGATCGTGATCCCACGCTCCTGCTCCTGCTCCATCCAGTCCATCTGTGATGCACCTTCGTGCGTTTCACCGATCTTGTGGATACGGCCTGTGTAGTAAAGGATACGCTCCGTAGCAGTCGTTTTACCAGCATCGATGTGAGCCATGATACCGATATTACGAGTGTCTTTTAAGGAGAACTCTCTAGGCATTGGTCTTTCTCCTTCCTACTAAATGAGATTTGTGTTATAAAATGCTGAATCTTACCAGCGGTAGTGAGCAAATGCTTTATTTGCTTCAGCCATTTTATGCATATCTTCACGCTTCTTAACTGAAGCGCCAGTGTTGTTTGCTGCATCAAGAATTTCATTAGCAAGACGCTCTTCCATTGTCTTTTCTCCACGAAGACGCGCATAGTTAACTAACCAGCGAAGTCCAAGTGTAGTACGACGTTCCGGACGCACCTCAACCGGTACCTGATAGTTCGCTCCGCCGACACGACGAGCACGTACTTCAAGAACTGGCATGATGTTCTTAAGCGCCTGGTCGAATACTTCTAGAGCATCTTTACCAGAACGTTCCTGAACGATATCGAAAGCAGAATAAAGGATACGCTGAGCTGTACCTTTCTTTCCGTCAATCATGATTTTGTTTACTAGACGAGTTACCAGTTTCGAGTTATGAATCGGATCCGGTAAAACATCACGTTTTGCAACTGCACCTTTACGAGGCATGTGATTTCCTCCTTTCATAGGAAAATAACTTCTTTATATTGAATCGATTACTTTTGGTCTTTAGGTCTCTTAGTACCGTATAGTGAACGACCCTGACGGCGTCCATCTACACCAGCAGTATCAAGCGCACCACGTACGATGTGGTAACGTACCCCTGGTAAATCCTTTACACGTCCTCCACGGATAAGAACAACACTGTGCTCTTGAAGGTTGTGCCCGATACCAGGAATGTATGCTGTAACCTCGATCTGGTTTGTAAGACGCACACGAGCGTATTTACGAAGTGCCGAGTTCGGCTTCTTCGGTGTCATTGTACCAACACGAGTACAAACACCACGCTTTTGTGGTGATGAAAGGTTAGTCGCTTTCTTCTTGAAGCTGTTGTAACCTTTGTTAAGTGCTGGTGAGTCAGACTTTGAGCCCTTTGATTGGCGTGGATTACGCACTAATTGGTTAATAGTAGGCATGTTTATGTCCTCCCTTCTTCAATATTTTAAGCCCACACATCCAGGTGGTTCATTTTAGGGTAAAAACAAAGTCTTTGCAACTTTTGCTGCAAAAACATGTTTACATAGTAATGGCTACCGCAGCAGCACCAACCTCGATCCCGCACGCTTTCCCCAGCTTCTTCATTGAATCCACATGGGTAACGTTGACGTTCATCTCTTCAGCGGTGAGTAGCACCCGGTCAATTACATGGCGGTCGACATCTTCTGCAACGATGACTTCCTTTACTGACCCTGCTTTGAGTGCCTTTACAACTTGTTTGGATCCTACAACGATGTGTTTAGCCTGTGATACTTTTTCATAAGACATAATCATATCCTCCAAAGTAACAGGTTGTTAATTAGTAGCAACCTTGAATATATTATCATCTCAATGATAGGTTGTCAACAAAGTTTGTAAATAATTACGGTGTCTTTATAAAGATTAATGAGGATCGGCTGGTTTCCGGTAATCAATGTTGATTTGAGTAATCAGGACGACAGTTTGTTTTCTATCAGATCCGGCAACTTTTGCTTCAGAATAGAAATGAATTCATTTAGTTTGCAATTGATTGCTTCAATCTTGTATAGGATTCCTTCATTCTCTATTGAACACCTGTTAATTCCTTCATACGGAGTTGGAATTCCTTCAACAATGAAGAGCATTACATCATTTTAACATTTATCCCTTCAAGCAAGCTGATCATCCTGCAGATAACTTCCTATCTGCCTGGGCAAACTGCTCTTTTCCCGATTGAATTCATAATAGATAAAAAAGGTGACGCCACCAGGGCGCCACCTTTTTTGCTTTCACAGGCTGTGAATTATTCCACGGAAACTGCTTCTTCCTCTGGAATGTCTTCGTTTTCGATCTCAGCCTGGCGATAGCGCTGCATACCCGTTCCGGCTGGAACAAGTTTACCGATAATAACATTTTCTTTCAGACCAAGGAGCTCATCACGCTTCCCTTTGATTGCTGCGTCTGTCAGGACACGAGTTGTCTCCTGGAATGATGCAGCTGAAAGGAATGATTCTGTTTCAAGAGATGCTTTTGTGATCCCCAGGATAAGCGGGCGGCCAGTTGCCGGCTGCTTACCATCAAGCAGAACCTGTTGATTTGCTTCCATGAACTGGTGTACATCAAGCAGTGAACCTGGCAGCAGTTCTGTTTCTCCGGCTTCAATGACACGTACTTTACGAAGCATCTGGCGAACCATGACTTCAACGTGCTTATCACCGATTTCAACACCCTGCATACGGTATACTTTCTGTACTTCTTTCAGCAGATATTCCTGAACTGCAGCAACGTCACGGATCTTGATCAGTTCTTTAGGATCGATTGAACCTTCTGTCAGAACCTGACCGCGTTCGATGACATCGTCAACTGCTACTTTCAGACGTGCAGTGTAAGGAGCAGAATAAGTCTTTGTTTCTACTTCACCTTTCACTGTAATATCCTGCTGACGGTCTTTACCTTCAGTGATCTCCGTTACGACACCATCAATTTCAGAAATCGTCGCCTGACCTTTAGGGTTACGCGCTTCGAAAATTTCCTGGATACGTGGAAGACCCTGCGTGATATCGTCTCCTGCTACACCACCTGTGTGGAATGTACGCATTGTAAGCTGTGTACCCGGCTCACCGATTGACTGTGCTGCGATGATTCCGACTGCTTCGCCGACTTCAACTTTTTCACCAGTCGCAAGGTTCTTACCGTAACACTTCTCACATACGCCATGACGCGTGTTACAAGTGAATGCAGAACGGATTGATACTTCTTCTACACCAGCTTCAATAATCTGACGGGCGATATCTTCTGTAATCAGCTCATTGCGCTTCACGAAGATTTCTCCAGTCTTAGGATGCTTGACAGTCTGGTTTGAGTAACGGCCTTCGAGACGCTCTTCAAGCGCTTCGATGACTTCTGTTCCGTCTTTCAGTGAGCTTACGCGCAGACCACGGTCAGTGCCGCAATCTTCTTCACGGACGATTACATCCTGTGCTACGTCTACAAGTCGGCGAGTCAGGTAACCTGAATCGGCAGTCTTCAGTGCTGTATCGGCAAGACCTTTACGTGCACCGTGTGTAGAGATGAAGTACTCAAGTACTGTCAGACCTTCACGGAAACTTGACTTGATCGGAAGCTCGATGATACGTCCAGCCGGGTTGGCCATCAGACCACGCATACCGGCAAGCTGCGTAAAGTTAGATGCGTTACCACGGGCACCTGAGTCACTCATCATGTAGATCGGATTCAGGCTGTCGAGTGTAAGCATCAGCTTGTCCTGAATAACATCCTTCGCTGCTGACCAGATTGAGATGACACGCTCATAGCGCTCTTCTTCTGTAATCAGACCACGGCGGAATTGCTTCTGGACTTTATCAACTTTCAGCTGTGCATCGTCAAGGATTTCCTGCTTCTCAGGAAGTACCACGATATCAGCGATACCAATTGTGATACCTGCACGCGTTGAGTGCTTGAATCCAAGATTTTTCATGCTGTCCAGCATTTTAGATGTATCCGTTAAGTGGAATCGCTTGAAGACTTCAGCAATGATGCTTCCAAGGAATCCTTTCTTAAACGGTGTTACAAGATCAGCTGATTTGAAGTGTTCTTTTACATTCGTCGTCGGATCAACAAAGTACTTATCAGGTGTATTAACCTCAAGGTTCTCCATTGTCGGCTCGTTAATGTAGTGGAACTCTTCAGGAAGAATTTCATTAAAGATCACTTTTCCGACAGTTGTCAGAAGAAGCTTCTTATTCTGCTCTTCTGTAAATGTTGGTTTGTTTACAGCACCTGCATGGATCGCAATACGTGTGTGCAGGTGAACATAACCATTCTGGTATGCCAGAAGGACTTCATCCGCATCGCGGAATACTGAACCTTCACCTACAGCGTCTTTACGCTCTAATGTCAGGTAGTAGTTACCAAGTACCATATCCTGAGACGGTGTAACAACTGGCTTTCCGTCCTTCGGATTAAGGATATTCTGTGCAGCAAGCATAAGAAGACGCGCTTCAGCCTGAGCTTCAGATGATAGTGGTACGTGAACCGCCATCTGGTCACCGTCAAAGTCAGCGTTGTAGGCTGTACATACGAGCGGGTGAAGACGGATCGCACGGCCTTCAACCAATGTTGGTTCGAATGCCTGGATACCAAGACGGTGAAGTGTAGGGGCACGGTTAAGAAGAACCGGGTGCTCCTTGATTACATCTTCAAGTACGTCCCAAACTTCATCATGGACACGTTCAATCTTACGTTTTGCACTCTTAATGTTATGCGCAAGTCCGCGCTCAACAAGCTCTTTCATCACGAAAGGCTTGAACAGTTCAAGTGCCATTTCCTTCGGCAGTCCGCACTGATACATTTTCAGGCTAGGTCCAACAACGATAACTGAACGGCCTGAGTAGTCAACACGCTTACCAAGAAGGTTCTGACGGAAACGTCCCTGCTTCCCTTTCAGCATATGAGAAAGAGATTTTAGTGGACGGTTACCCGGTCCTGTAACCGGACGACCGCGACGGCCATTATCGATCAGTGCATCTACAGCTTCCTGTAGCATACGCTTCTCGTTCTGAACGATGATGCTTGGCGCACCAAGGTCCAATAGGCGCTTCAGACGGTTGTTACGGTTGATCACACGACGGTACAGGTCGTTCAGGTCAGATGTGGCGAAACGTCCACCATCAAGCTGAACCATCGGACGAAGTTCCGGCGGGATGACAGGTAATACATCAAGAACCATCCAGTCAGGAAGGTTTCCTGAGTTACGGAATGATTCTACTACTTCAAGACGCTTAATCGCACGCGTACGACGCTGTCCCTGAGCAGTTTTCAGTTCTTCTTTCAGCATTTCCGCTTCTTTATCAAGATCGATGTCCTGAAGAAGCTTGCGGATCGCTTCAGCTCCCATAGCAGCCTGGAATTTGCCGCTGTACTTTTCACGGTACGCGCGGTATTCCTTCTCAGAAAGAAGCTGTTTCTTTTCAAGAGCAGTATCCCCTGCTTCTGTTACTACGTAAGAAGCAAAGTAGATAACCTCTTCAAGCGCACGTGGTGACATGTCAAGAACAAGTCCCATACGGCTTGGAATACCTTTGAAGTACCAGATGTGAGATACAGGTGCAGCAAGTTCAATGTGACCCATACGTTCACGACGGACTTTTGCACGCGTTACTTCAACACCACAGCGGTCACAAACGACGCCCTTATAACGGACGCGCTTGTATTTACCGCAATGACACTCCCAGTCTTTCTGCGGGCCGAAGATTCGCTCGCAGAAAAGACCGTCTTTTTCAGGCTTCAGTGTACGATAGTTAATCGTTTCAGGTTTTTTTACTTCACCAAATGACCAAGAGCGGATCTTGTCAGGTGAGGCCAAACCAATTTTCATATATTCAAAGTTATTAACATCTATCAAGGAGCCTACCTCCCTTTTCGTTTAAAGGTTTCACCCTATTGTTGATTCCCAGTGTCACAACTATTCTTTCGTACCGACAGTTTCAGAAGCTGGAGCCTCTGTTTCCGGCGCAATGTTTAATGCATCAGCCTGATGGATGTCGTCATCGTCATCAAGGTCGCGCATTTCGATTTCTTCGTCGTTGGCAGATAGCATCTTCACATCCATACCAAGACTCTGAAGTTCTTTAATTAATACTTTAAATGATTCAGGAACGCCCGGTTCCGGAACGCTGTCACCTTTAACGATCGCTTCGTACGTTTTCACACGTCCGACAACGTCATCTGATTTGACAGTCAGAATTTCCTGAAGTGTATATGCAGCACCGTATGCTTCAAGTGCCCAAACCTCCATCTCACCAAAACGCTGTCCGCCAAACTGTGCTTTACCGCCCAGTGGCTGCTGTGTAACAAGTGAGTATGGTCCAGTTGAACGTGCGTGAAGCTTGTCATCAACCATGTGCGCAAGCTTGATCATGTACATGACGCCTACTGATACACGGTTGTCGAATGGATCACCAGTTCTTCCATCATAAAGAACTGTCTTACCATCACGTGACATACCTGCTTCTTCGATTGTTTCCCATACGTCTTCCTCATTGGCACCGTCAAATACTGGTGTTGCGATATGGATACCCATTGCACGGGCAGCCATTCCCATGTGCATCTCAAGAACCTGACCGATGTTCATACGGGATGGTACACCAAGTGGATTTAACATGATGTCGATCGGCGTGCCGTCTGGAAGGTATGGCATATCTTCTTCCGGAAGAATACGCGAGATAACACCTTTGTTACCGTGACGTCCGGCCATCTTATCCCCTACAGAGATCTTTCTCTTCTGTACGATATAAACGCGTACCAGCTGATTCACACCAGGAGGCAGCTCATCGCCGTCTTCACGGTTAAAGATTTTCACATCAAGAATGATACCGCCTGCTCCGTGTGGTACACGAAGTGACGTATCACGCACTTCACGTGCTTTTTCACCGAAGATTGCGTGAAGCAGACGTTCTTCAGCAGTCAGCTCAGTTACACCCTTAGGCGTTACTTTACCAACAAGAATGTCTCCGTCTTTTACTTCAGCACCAACACGGATGATTCCACGGTCGTCAAGGTTGCGGAGTGCATCTTCACCGACGTTTGGAATATCACGTGTGATTTCTTCAGGTCCAAGCTTTGTATCACGTGATTCTGATTCATATTCTTCAATATGAATAGAAGTGTATACATCGTCTTTTACAAGGCGCTCACTCATGATGACAGCATCCTCGTAGTTAAAGCCGTCCCATGTCATGAAGCCAACAAGTACGTTACGTCCAAGCGCAAGCTCTCCTGCTTCCATCGATGGTCCGTCAGCAAGAATTTCACCTTTCTCAACACGGTCACCTACAGCAACGATTGGACGCTGGTTGTAGCATGTACCCTGGTTTGAACGGATGAATTTCTGCAGTTTGTATTTATCAAGGTCGCCTTCTGTTTCCTTACCGTCAACATCTGTTAAGCGGCGTACCCAAACCTGGTTGGCCTGTACGCGCTCGACGATCCCTTCATGCTTGTTAATGACAGCAGCTCCTGAGTCCTTCGCAGAAACGTGTTCCATTCCTGTACCTACAAAAGGTGCTTCCGGATTCATAAGCGGAACTGCCTGACGCTGCATGTTCGCTCCCATTAAAGCACGGTTCGAGTCATCGTTTTCAAGGAACGGGATACATGCTGTCGCAGCAGATACTACCTGCTTAGGCGATACGTCCATATAGTCAATGCGGTCACGCTTGAAGACTGTGTTCTCACCGCGGAAACGGGAAACAACTTCTTCATCAAGGAATGAACCGTCATCACCAAGGCGTGCATTTGCCTGTGCTACAACATAGTTATCCTCTTCATCAGCAGTCAGATAATCAATGCGCTCTGTTACTCTGCCTGTCTCAGGGTCAACGCGGCGGTATGGCGTCTCGATAAATCCGAAACGGTTTACCTTCGCAAAGCTTGACAGTGAGTTGATCAGCCCGATGTTCGGACCCTCAGGTGTTTCGATCGGACACATACGGCCATAGTGAGAGTAGTGAACGTCACGTACTTCAAAGCCTGCACGTTCACGTGTTAAACCACCAGGTCCAAGTGCAGACAGACGACGTTTGTGCGTCAATTCTGCAAG
The sequence above is a segment of the Jeotgalibacillus haloalkalitolerans genome. Coding sequences within it:
- the rplC gene encoding 50S ribosomal protein L3; this encodes MTKGILGRKIGMTQVFAENGDLIPVTVIEATPNVVLQKKAVDTDGYESIQIGFEDKREKLANKPSKGHAAKAETAPKRFAREIRGVELGEYEIGQEVKVDIFAEGDVVDVTGVSKGKGFQGAIKRHNQSRGPMTHGSRYHRRPGSMGPVDPNRVFKGKLLPGRMGGERITVQNLSIVKVDAERNLLLVKGNVPGPNKSLITVKSAIKAK
- the rpsJ gene encoding 30S ribosomal protein S10, with product MAKQKIRIRLKAYDHRILDQSAEKIVETAKRSGASVSGPIPLPTEKSVYTILRAVHKYKDAREQFEMRTHKRLVDIVNPTPQTVDALMRLDLPSGVDIEIKL
- the tuf gene encoding elongation factor Tu → MAKEKFDRSKTHANIGTIGHVDHGKTTLTAAITTVLHKKYGRGTAMAYDQIDGAPEERERGITISTAHVEYETDTRHYAHVDCPGHADYVKNMITGAAQMDGGILVVSAADGPMPQTREHILLSRQVGVPYLVVFMNKCDMVDDEELLELVEMEIRDLLSEYDFPGDDVPVIKGSALKALEGDAEWEEKIYELMEAVDSYIPTPERDTEKPFMMPVEDVFSITGRGTVATGRVERGQVKVGDEVEIIGLSEEPKKTTVTGVEMFRKLLDYAEAGDNIGALLRGVSRDDINRGQVLAKPGTITPHTNFKAEVYVLSKEEGGRHTPFFTNYRPQFYFRTTDVTGVCNLPEGVEMVMPGDNIEMTVELISPIAIEEGTKFSIREGGRTVGAGVVASIQK
- the fusA gene encoding elongation factor G, giving the protein MPREFSLKDTRNIGIMAHIDAGKTTATERILYYTGRIHKIGETHEGASQMDWMEQEQERGITITSAATTASWKGHRVNIIDTPGHVDFTVEVERSLRVLDGAVGVLDAQSGVEPQTETVWRQATTYGVPRIVFVNKMDKIGADFLYSVGTLHDRLQANAHPIQLPIGAEDEFEGIIDLVENVAYFYEDDLGTRTEQREIPEEYKEQAEEYRGKLIEAVADLDEDLMMKYLEGEEMTVDEIKAAIRKGTCDVEFYPVICGSAFKNKGVQLLLDAVLDYLPSPLDVKPITGHVPESEEEVVRPASDEEPFSALAFKVMTDPYVGKLTFFRVYSGVLSSGSYVQNATKGKRERVGRILQMHANSREEIAEVYAGDIAAAVGLKDTTTGDTLCDEKSLVILESMEFPEPVISVAIEPKSKADQDKMSQALQKLQEEDPTFHAHTDQETGQTIIAGMGELHLDILVDRMKREFKVEANVGAPQVSYRETFRGSAQVEGKFVRQSGGRGQFGHVKIEFSPNEEGAGFEFENAIVGGSVPREYIPAVQQGLEDSLDNGVLAGYPLIDIKAKLYDGSYHDVDSSEMAFKIAASMALKNAVSKCNPVLLEPLMRVEVMIPEEYMGDIMGDVTARRGRVEGMSARGNTQIVKAFVPLAEMFGYATSLRSNTQGRGTFSMFFDHYEEVPKSVSEEIIKKNKGE
- the rpsG gene encoding 30S ribosomal protein S7, which produces MPRKGAVAKRDVLPDPIHNSKLVTRLVNKIMIDGKKGTAQRILYSAFDIVQERSGKDALEVFDQALKNIMPVLEVRARRVGGANYQVPVEVRPERRTTLGLRWLVNYARLRGEKTMEERLANEILDAANNTGASVKKREDMHKMAEANKAFAHYRW
- the rpsL gene encoding 30S ribosomal protein S12, which codes for MPTINQLVRNPRQSKGSKSDSPALNKGYNSFKKKATNLSSPQKRGVCTRVGTMTPKKPNSALRKYARVRLTNQIEVTAYIPGIGHNLQEHSVVLIRGGRVKDLPGVRYHIVRGALDTAGVDGRRQGRSLYGTKRPKDQK
- a CDS encoding 50S ribosomal protein L7ae-like protein; the protein is MSYEKVSQAKHIVVGSKQVVKALKAGSVKEVIVAEDVDRHVIDRVLLTAEEMNVNVTHVDSMKKLGKACGIEVGAAAVAITM